GGACCAGTACTTGAAGCTTGTCTGTCACGAAATTTCTCCGCTCTAAGTCGGGCGCCACGACGCTGTGGCACCCCGGACAACCATAGACGTAATGTGATGCACGCAACAGACATGCCGGGGCCGGCCTCTTGCCTCGCCCTAGGCCGCGGGAGGGCCGACGCGGAGCAACAAAAAGTTGCCTCAGGCAACCAGCTTTACATAAGATCCGATATCGGTTGTCGTGGGCCCTTACACCAGCGGCCACGGGTAACGCATACCGGTGCGGTCACCAGGGAGAACGCCTGCGTGCAGCAGGCGCTGGACGCGGTGCTGCAGAGAGGCGACCTCGTCGTCGTCGAGGAGTTCGGCAACGTCGGGAGGCGCGGCCTCTGCAAGCGGCGCGATGTCCTCCAGCAGGGCATCGGGGATGGGGTCACCGGCGAAGTCCCAGATCACCGTGCGCAGCTTGAAAGCGGCCGAGAAGCACAGGCCGTGGTCGATGCCCCAGATACGGCCGTCGTCGCCGCGTAGCACGTGGCCGCTCTTGCGGTCCGTGTTGTTGGCGATGTAATCGAACAGCGCGATCCGGGCCAGCTCGGCGTGGGTCTCGGGGGCGTCCTCGAACAGGGTGAAGTAGTGCTGCTGGAAGTCGCAGTCGATGAACCACTGCAGCGACCCGACGCCCAGGGGAGCGTCCTCCCGGATCACCGTGGGCGGGACGAAACCCCAGCCCAGCGCTTCGCTCAGGAGGTGGGCGGCGCGTTCGCGCTTGTAGAGGCCGGGCTCGAAGTCGGACAGCGGACGCTCGCCAGCCTCCGGCTTGTAGACCGCGCACCCCTCGTCCTCGCCGCAGGTGACTTGGGCGAGGAATGTCTGATTGCTGCTGCGCGGGATGAGGCCCAGCAGCTCGATGCTGCCCTCGGTCAGCAGGGTCAGCTCCCGGCTGGGCACGATCCCTCCCGCTTCAGAAACACGGTCATGATGCCCTCAGCCCACTCAGCGGTTCCGACGTCGAATTCACCATGTGCACAGCGGGGTCCTGGCCCGCCACAAACGAGATGGCAGACACCGAGCCCGGGCTGATGACGATGCGCTGGAACAGGTCCAAGGGCGTGCCCAGGGCATGGGCGACGGCGGCCTTGATCGGATCGGCGTGGGAGAAGCACACCACCACCCCGCCGGCGTGGGCCGCGCACAGCGCCTCAAGTGCTCCGACGATCCGGCCCTGCATTTCCGGAAAGCTCTCGCCGTCCGGGAAGCGGAAGGCGGACGGGCTGTGCTGCACGGTCTGCCACTCGGGCAGGGCCGCCAGGTCGGCGATCGCTACGCCGGTCCACTCGCCGAAATCGCACTCCAGCAGCCCGTCGTCGTGCTTCACCGACAGTCCGGTGCGGGCCGCCGTCGGCTCCGCAGTTTCGCACGCGCGCTCTAGTGGGGAGGAATAGAGGGCATCGACCGGCAGACCGGAGAGCCGTTCAGAAACCCGTTCCGCCTGGGCGCGGCCCCGGTCGGAAAGGTGCAGTCCGGGCGCCCTGCCCGGCAGCACCATGCCCGTCGTCGGCGTCTGGCCGTGGCGCACCAGCAGCAGGAGCGTTCCCTGCCGTGGGGGCTCTGCCGAAGGTTCAGGCGTTGCTGCGGTCATCAAGATTCAGCGTAAGCCGGGCAACAGCCTAAAGCGCATGAATCTCAAGAAATCCCTCGATTCCCTGCCGGGTGCAGGTCTACGGTGGAGGAGTGAGTGATCGCCCCGAAATCTTCACTGTTGGTGAACTGCGTGCCTCCGGCCGCCTTCACAAGGACCTGCGCCGCGAAATCCGCGACAACCTGCTCGCCGCGCTCGCCGCCGGCCGCGACCCCTGGCCCGGGATGTACGGCTTCAGCCGCACCGTCCTGCCCCAGCTCGAACGCGCCCTGCTCGCCGGGCACGACGTCGTCCTGCTCGGCGAACGCGGGCAGGGCAAGACCCGGCTGCTGCGCACCCTGGCCGGGCTGCTGGACGAGTGGTCGCCGGTGATCGAGGACTCGGAACTGAACGAACACCCCTACGAACCCCTCACCGAGCACTCCCGCGCCCGCGCCCTCACCGAGGGGGACCGGCTGCGGGTGGCGTGGCGGCACCGCTCCGAACGCTATGTCGAGAAGCTCGCGACGCCGGACACCTCCGTCGCGGACCTGATCGGCGACGTCGACCCGATGCGGGTGGCCGAGGGCCGCCGCCTGGGAGATCCGGAAACCATCCACTACGGCCTGGTCCCGCGCTCCAACCGCGGCATCATCGCCATCAACGAACTCCCCGACCTCGCCGAGCGGATCCAGGTTTCCATGCTCAACGTGATGGAGGAACGCGACATACAGATCCGCGGCTACGTGCTGCGGCTGCCGCTGGACGTCCTGGTGGTCGCGTCCGCCAACCCGGAGGACTACACGAACCGGGGCCGGATCATCACGCCGCTGCGGGACCGCTTCGGCGCCGAGATCCGCACCCACTACCCGATCGAGCTCGACGACGAGGTGGCCGTCATCCGGCAGGAGGGGCACCTGGTGGCCGGCGTCCCGCCCGTCATCCTCGAGATCCTGGCCCGCTACACCCGGGCACTGCGGCAGTCGCCGGCGATCAACCAGACCTCCGGGGTGTCCGCGCGGTTCGCCATCGCGGGCGCCGAAACCGTCGCCGCGGCGGCCCTGCGCCGCGCCAGCGTGCGCGGCGAGGAGGAGGCCGTCGCCCGGATCATCGACCTGGACGCCGCCGTGGAAGTCCTCGCCGGGAAGATCGAGTTCGAATCCGGCGAGGAAGGCCGGGAACAGGACATCCTGGACCACCTCCTGCGCATGGCCACCGCCGAGGCCGTGCGGGCGCACTTCCACGGACTCGACATGGGCGACCTCGTCGCCGCCCTGGACGGCCACACCACGGTGACCACCGGGGAGCTGGTCACCGCGCGGGAGTTCCTGGACAACCTCCCGTCGCTCAACGGATCAAGCCTCTACGACGACATCGGTGCGCGCCTGGGCGCGGAAAACGACGGACAGCGCGCAGCCGCCGTCGAACTGGCGCTGGAAGGCCTCTACCTCGCCCGGCGGATCTCCAAGGATTCCGACGACGAGGCGACGGTTTACGGTTAGGCGCCGTTACGGCTAAGGAGGGTCCATGACCGCTCACCACTGGTCCCGGTACAGCCGCTACGCGGGCGGGCCGGATCCGCTCGCCCCGCCGGTGGATCTGGCGGAGGCGCTGGACGCCGTCGCCGAGGACGTGATGGCCGGCTACTCGCCCCGGCACGCCCTGCAGGAATACCTGCGCCGCGGCGGCCGGAACCTGGAAGGGCTGGACGATCTTGCCGGGCGGGTCCAGCAGCGGCGCAAGGACCTGCTGGGCCAGCACAAGCTGGACGGAACCCTCAACGGGGTCCAGAAACTGCTGGAGACCGCGGTGCTGGAGGAACGCAAACAGCTGGCCCGCGACGTCCGGATGGACGACACGGACCGCGCGTTCCGGGAGATGCAGCTGCAGAACCTGCCCAACTCCACGGCGGCGGCGGTCAACGAGCTCGCCGCCTACGACTGGCAGTCCAGCACCGCCCGGGAAGCCTACGAGCGGATCAGGGACCTCCTGGGCCGCGAGATCCTGGACCAGCGGTTCGCCGGGATGAAGCAGGCCCTCGAGGGCGCCACCGAGGAGGACCGCGCGGCCGTGGCCGAGATGCTGCAGGACCTCAACGAACTGCTCGACAAACACCGGCGCGGCGAGGACACGGACGCGGACTTCCAGGAGTTCATGGCCAAGCACGGGCAGTTCTTCCCGGAGAACCCGCAGTCCGTCGCGGAGCTGGTGGACGCGCTCGCCCAGCGCGCGGCCGCCGCCCAGCGGCTGCTGCAGTCCATGTCCGCCGAGCAGCGCGAGGAGCTGATGCGGCTCTCCGCCCAGGCGTTCGGCTCGCCCGAGCTTATGGCACAGCTGGGCCAACTCGATGCCAACCTGCAGGCACTGCGCCCCGGCGAGGACTGGTCCGGCTCGGAACGCTTCGAGGGTGAGGAGGGTCTTGGGCTGGGCGACGGCACCGGCGTGCTGCAGGACCTCGCCGAACTGGACGAGCTCGCCGAACAGCTCTCCCAGTCCTACAACGGCTCCCGCCTGGACGACCTGGACCTGGACGCCCTCGCCCGCCAGCTTGGACAGGACGCGGCCGTGTCGGCCCGCACGTTGGCGGAGATCGAGCGGGCCATGCACGACGGCGGTTTCCTGCAGCGCGGGGCCGACGGCGACCTGAAGCTCTCCCCGCAGGCCATGCGGCGGCTCGGCCGGTCGCTGCTGCGCGACACCGCCAAGCAACTCTCCGGCCGGCAGGGGCGCCGGGACACGCGCGTTGCCGGGGCGGCGGGGGAGCAGACCGGCTCCAGCCGGCCGTGGGAGTTCGGCGACGCCGAGCCCTGGGACGTCACCCGGACCATCACCAACGCGATCCGCCGCACCATCGCCGACGGCGGGGATCCGCGCCACGGACTGCGGCTGGCCATGGATGACATCGAGGTGACCGAGACGGAGGCGCGCACGCAGGCCGCCGTCGCCCTGCTGGTGGATGTGTCCTTTTCAATGGCCGCCGAGGGACGCTGGGTGTCCATGAAACGTACCGCACTCGCCGTGCACCACCTTGTTTCCACCCGGTTCCGCGGCGACCGGCTGCAGCTGATCACGTTCGGCCGCTACGCGCAGTCCATGGACATCGGCGAGCTCACGGCCCTGCCGGCCCTGCGGGAGCAGGGCACCAACCTGCACCACGGGCTGCTCCTGGCCGGCCGGTTCTTCCGCCAGCACCCGTCGATGCAGCCCGTCCTCCTGGTGGTGACCGACGGCGAACCCACCGCGCACCTGCTGGCCGACGGCGAGTCGTGGTTCGCGTATCCGCCGGACCCGGAGACCATCCGCGTCACGGTGGCCGAGCTGGACCGTCTGGGCCGTGCCGGGACGCAGGCCACGTTCTTCCGGCTGGGCGATGACCCGGGCCTGGAACGGTTCGTCCAGCGGATGGCCCGCCGGATCGACGGCCGCGTTGTTGCACCAGAGGCAGGGGATCTGGGAGCCGCCGTCGTCGGCGAGTACCTCCGGGCCCACTTCCGCGGCCGCCCCTACGACGACGCCGACTGGGCGCAATAGATGGAGCCCATGGATTGTCTGGTCATCTACGTCCCCACCGAAGCTGCGCACGCCGTCCGGCACGCCATGGGTGACGCCGGAGCGGGCAGGCTGGGCAACTACTCGCATTGTTCCTTCAGCGTCGAGGGCACCGGTCGCTTCACGCCACTGCCTGGCGCGAACCCGGCCATCGGCGCCGTCGGTTCGCCCGAGGAGGTCCCGGAAACCCGTATCGAGGCGATTTACCCGCGCTCCCGGCGCAACGCCGTCGTCAGTGCGGCACTGACCGCGCACCCGTACGAGACGCCGGCGTTCATGACCTTCCCGGTCGACGTCGGCCTGCCGGACGGAACGGGCCCTGTGGCCTAGCGGCTGCTCATCTGACCGAACGGTAAATCCGCACGTTTTCTGTCGGATCGGGCAGAGTTGTTCGTAGTAAGGGTGAACGGCCGTCCGCGAGGGGCGCCCCAAACCGCAGGAGCTGATTCGAGATGCAGTTTTTGCTTTCCGTGATTCACGACCAGCCCGACCTCGCCCCGTCGGACGAGATGGCTGCCATCGACGAGTTCAACGATCGTCTCCAGGCCGACGGCCACTGGGTCTTCGCCGGCGGCCTCGGATTTCCCAACACGGCCACTGTCATCGACAACCGGGACGGGGCCGCGGTAGTCACCGACGGTCCCTTTGTGGAGTCGAAGGAGTACCTCGCCGGCTTCTGGATCATTGAGGCCCCGGACCTCGACGTGGCGCTCAAGCTCGCCGCCGACGGGTCGAAGGCCTGCAACCGGAAGGTCGAGGTACGGCCGTTCCTATGAACGGGTCTGACGCCGGGGGAGCGATCATCCAGGCCTACCGCGAGGACTGGGCCCGGCTGGTCGCCGCCCTGACCCGCCGTTTCGGTGACCTCGACCTCGCAGAGGAGGCGGCGGCCGAGGCGTTCGCGGTTGCCGTTGAGCGGTGGCCGTCCGACGGCGTCCCCGCCAACCCCGGCGCCTGGCTGACCACCACGGCCAAGCGCAAGGCCATCGACCGGCTCCGGCGCGAGAACAAACGCGACAGCAAACACCAGGAGGCTGAGTTGGTGTTCGACGACCATCCGCCCGAGCCGTTCGGCGCCGTCGATGACGACCGGCTCCGGCTGATCTTCACGTGCTGCCACCCGGCCCTCGCGCTGCAGACCCGCGTAGCCCTGACTCTGCGCATGGTCGGCGGGCTGACCGTGCCGGAGATCGCTCGGGCCTTCCTGGTGCAGGAGAGCACCATGGGGCAGCGGATCACGCGTGCGAAGGCCAAGATCAAGGCTGCCCGCATCCCGTATCGGGTGCCGTCCGCGGAGGATCTGCCGGGACGAGTTTCCGGCGTGCTCGCCGTACTCTACCTGATCTTCAATGAGGGCTATCTGGCGACAGGCCCCGGCACCGAGCCCGTTCGCTCAGACCTGACCGCCGAGGCGATCCGGCTCACCCGACTGGTCCGCGCCCTCATGCCGGTCGACGGCGAGGTGGCCGGGCTGCTGGCCCTGATGCTCCTTACCGAGGCCCGTCGCGCCGCCCGGATCTCGGCAAGCGGCGAGCTCGTTACCCTTGACGAGCAGGACCGGGGAACCTGGGATACGGCCCTGATTGCCGAAGGCCATCGCCTGGTGCGTGAGCGTCTGGCTTCCGGGATGGATCCGGGTCCGTACCAGATCCTCGCCGCCATCAACGCCGTGCACACCTCTGCCCGCGACATCCGCGACACCGACTGGTCACAGGTCGTCGCGCTCTACGACCAGCTGGTCAACCTCGACCCGTCGCCGATAGTCGCGCTCAACCGGGCTATCGCGGTAGGCGAGCTTGACGGGCCGGAGGTGGCACTGGCCGCCGTCGACCGGCTCGAACACGACTTGGCCGGATATCATGCCTACCATGCCACCCGCGCCGAGCTGCTGCGGAGGTTGGGCCGCAGCGCGGAGTCGCGTTTGGCTTACGGCCAAGCCATTGAACTGGCGGGTAACTCCGCCGAGGCCGCCACCCTGAAACGCCGCCTCGACCAGTTGTAGCAGCCCCCGGGTGATTCGCGGCGGGCTACGGCAACCGCGAAGGACGCAATAGGGTCGCGTCGCCCGCGCGATCAGGATCCAGCGGCACGGGGCTGATCAGCACTGCCGGTCCGCGGTGCAGTACGCCGTCGGAAAGCACCTGGCACCGCATGCCGCCCCGCCCGCGCATGGCTTTGTGGGCGCCCGGGCCGAGCATCTCATCCATCCAGGCGCACGGATGGGCGGGCCGGCCGGCCTTGAACCGCACAGGCTCCCCGCCGGACTCCAGAGAGAATTCGTGACCGAGCAGTGGTGCAAGGTGGGCCCCGCGGATATGTACGTTGCGGCGCGTCAGCAGCGGGTCCAAGGGCGCTGTTCCCAGCTCGGCGGCGATGGCTTCGAGCGCCTCAACGGCGAATACTGTGACGGCGGCATCCATGTGCGCGGCCTTGCCGAAAAACCGGTCGCCGACGATTCCCTTGCCAGCCACCAGTTTCACCTGCTCGGCATCTGTGGTGGGAACGTCGGCTGCGCCCTCGCGGGCGCGGCCGAAGTAGGCGTGCGCCGGCGACACCAGCAGGTGCAGGATCTCCACGTCGTACCGGTAGCTGGCCGTCATGCCACCAAACTATCGTTTCCGCGGGTCCGACGGCGGGAAGCTCCCGCCGTCGTCGTCGTGCGCCGAAGGATTAAGTCAGGCGCACGCCCGTGGCCCGGGCCAGAGAGTCGACAAGCTCGCTTTGCAGCTGCTGGTCGTAGACGGCGGGGTGTGCTTTCCGCCGGTGTTGATGGTGCCAATAGCCCCCGCTCGTCAGCGCCTCCGGGTCCTCGCTTGTGGCGAGCCACTCCTGGGTGAGGTGCCCCAGCCGCAGGTCGTCCGGGGCACCGGGGCCACCCATCCTGGTGGGCACCCAGCCCGGGTCGACGGCGTTGCTGAGAACTTCCGGCCATAGCCGGGCGACGAATGCGGCAAGGGCGGTGACGTAAAGCTTGCTGTCCGAGTAGGACACGCCCGGTCCCTGTCCGCCCCAATCGATGCCGGAGAGGGCGGCGTGGCCGCCGCGGTGCATGCCGCTGCTGAGATAGATCAGCCGGCGCGGGCGGCGGATGAGGGCAGTGAGGACGTAGGGGGCGATGACGTTGACCTGCAGGATATGCGGTCCGTTGAACACGCCCGCGTTGTGGACCACCGCGTCCAGGGGGCCGTCGTGATTGACCTGGTCGGCAACGTCACGCGTTTGCTCGAGATCGGACAGGTCCCCGACCACGCCCGTGGCGCCGCGGTCCAGGAGGTCCCGAACGGCCGCGAGGCGGTCCGCATTGCGTGCGTGCACAACGACGTGATGACCGCTGTCGAGGAGGGATTCTGCGGTGGCCCGTCCGAGTCCGTCAGTTGATCCCGTGATGAAGATGCGGCCCATTACGTCCCCCCTTAATGGCTGGCTGGAATACTGGGGAAATGACTCTCGCTGAACTTAATCTCCCGGGCGGTCCTTTCACTCTACGCATAGCCGAAGCGTCCGACGTCGGACCGGTCCTTGGACTTCTGGCGGACGACCAACTCCGGGCCGGCGTCGACTCGGCAGCGATCGAGGACCGGGACCCCTACGATCGTGCCTTTCAGACCATCGACGCCGACCCTGCCCAGTTGCTGGTCGCTGTCGTCACGACGGCACATGAGGTTGTGGCGACCATGCAGCTGACATTCATCCCCGGGCTCGCCCGGGGCGGTGCGACAAGACTGCAGATTGAAGCGGTGCGCGTTCGGTCGGATCTGCGGGGCAACGGCCTCGGAGGCGCCATGATCGCGTGGGCGATCAACGAAGGTCGCCGGCGGGGTGCGCAGCTGATACAGCTCACGTCCGACGGGTCCAGGGCCGCCGCGCACCGGTTCTATGAACGTCTCGGTTTCGAAGCATCGCATGTGGGCTTCAAGCTCTTGCTTTGAGGGTCAACCTCGAAGCACCTAGTCGAACAGGCTCGCCGCGGCCTGCGCGAACGCTTCCGGGTTCTCCCGATAAAGGTTCTCGCCCTGGCACTGGAGCCAGTGGCAGGCCGGGCCAAACCGGGAACTGACCGGTAATCATGAGCCCGACTTGATCGATGTCGATATCGGGCTCTGAGTCGTGCCGGGCCGGTGCCGATTAAATGATGCCGGTGGGTACCAGCAGAACCCAGGCAAGCGCCGGGGCAACAAGCACCACTCCGCCCGCGTAGGCCATCAGCTGGCGGTAGACGCGCTGCCGGTCGTTCGCGCGGGCGTTGGCAACCACTAGCGCGCCGTCGGTGGAGAAGGGGGAGACGTCCACGACGGTGGCAGCGATGGCCAGCGCCGCGACCGTTCCGGAGGCGCTCAGTGAGCTGGTGGCCAGCAGCGGACCCGCCAGAGGGATGAACGCAGTCAGCAACGCCGTGGAGGAGGCGAAGGCTGAGCCAATGCCAATCACGTAACAGAGGACAAGCGCGACCAGCAGCGGGGCACCCAGGGCTAGGGCCTGCTCGGCGAGGGTGTCGATGACGCCGACGTGCTGAAGCAGGGAGACGTAGGTGATCATTCCCGCCACCAGCAGCACCGTGGACCAGGAGACGCCGCCGATGAACGTTTGGTGTTCTTTGATGTTAACCAGCGCCAGCAGGAGTCCGGCCGAGAGGGCCACAAAGCCGATCGGCAGGTGGAAGCCTAGGGTGCACACGAGCATCACCGCGATCAGCACCAGCGTGAGGATCTGCTGGCCGCGAGGACGGATGGTCCGGGCGGTGTCGAGATCGGCATGCTGGCCGCCTTCGCCGTCGCGCAGCTTCCCCAGGAGGGCGAACAGAACGATGGTCAGTACGGAGAGGATGAGATTGAGGGCGAAGCTGGCAGCGAAGAGCGCGCCCTGAGAGATGGGAAACCCGCTTTCCAGCGCGATGTCGTGCACCAGCACGCCGGCCACGGAGAGCGGAGAAAAGCCGCCGGCGTGGGCTCCGTTGATGATGAACGCGCCCATCAGTACGGGGTGGATGCGGGACTCGTAGGCGAATCCAATGGCCGCCGGTGCCAGCAGTGCGACGGCGGCAGGGGAGAAGGTGCCCAGTGCGGTGAGCGCGGCAGCGAGCAGGAAGAACACCCAGGGCAGCAGCATCGTTTTGCCCCTTACGAGGCGCGCGCAGGTCTGCACGATGATGTCGATGGTCCCATTCCTCTGGGCCATGCTGAAGAAGTAGGTGACTCCGATGATCGTTAGAACGATGCTGGCCGGGAAGTCCTTAAGGATTTCCTTGTCGGTCATGCCGAGCATGAAGTAGCCGACGCCGAAGGATGCGACCAGCCCCATTACACCGATGTTCAGCGGCCATTTCGTGGCGACGATGAACATTACGACGAGGATGACGAGCGGGATGATCTGGGTAGGGGTCAAGGTCGGCTCCGGTCTCGTGGTGGCCGCCGGGTTGAAGATGTCACCCCCCAGCAGAAGCGCGACCAGTCCTAGGATCGCAAAACTGGCCACCGTCATCAGTAGGATACGGCGACGGGTAAGACGCTTGGGGCCTTCGTCCGGTGTTTCGCCCACTGGGGCAGTGGTGCGGTGCGCAGTTTTAGTCATGGTGGTCTCCTCAGAGAGTAGCTCCTGTGAGGGAGGCCGCGGCGGCGCTGCCGGAGGCCTCGGGAGGTGGATGAAACAGCGGGACGGCCGTCGTTGCGATGAGTCGGCGATCCGGGTGATCGCCTTGGCCGCCCCGCTGCAGTCTGCGGTGTTCAGCCGATGTAGCCGAAGATCCGATTCCAGGTGGCCTGGTCTTCCTTTCCGTGAAGGGCTAGATCCTCGGGAGTTCCGCGATGGGGAAGCCCTGTGTTCATGGCCGGCAGCTGGACGTCCATCACCGTGGGAGCCGGGGCGGTCGAGTCAGCCGGGTATTCGCCTATCTGGGAGAAGACGCTGGCTCCTCGTTTGCTGAGGTTCCAGTTCATGAACAGCTGGGCTGCGGCTGGGTGCTGGGCGGTGGGGGTCATGCCCAGGAAGTAGTCGTAGAGCGCGAATCCTTCCGTGGGGACTACGAACTTCACTGGCGCGTTATTGTTTGCTGCAATGTTGACGCTGCTGACCACGGCCGTGGCTACCTGGATTTCCCCGCGGGACAGGCTTTCCTGCTGTGCGCCGGAGGAATCGAAGATTCGTGGCTGCTGAGCTGCATACCCCTTGAGGTAGTCCTCGCCGAGGGCACCGAGTTGGAAGCGCACCAGGGATGCTGAGCTGCCGCCGGCGCCGACCTGGGTCGTGCCGATTTTTCCTTTCCATTTCGGATCCAGCAGGTCCTGCCAGGACTTTGGGGCGTCGGCCTCGCTGACCAGGGCCGTGTTGTAGGCGAAAGTGAAGGCCGGGTCGAAGACACGGTAGAACTTCCCGCCGTCGTACTTCACTGTGTCGTCCAACTGGTCGAAGTTGGGCACCTTGTGTGGCGTGAAGGCGCCGGCTTTGTTCATGGCTGAGACCGAGGAGTACTCGGAGGTTCGGATGACGTCGGCCCCCAGCTTGTTGGCGCCCTGTTCGCTGAGCACGCGCTCCAGCAGACGGTTGGGTACCAGCCGGACCAGGTTCACTTTGATACCGGTGTCCTGGGTGAAGGCTTTGATGACTTCTTTCTCGCTGTTTTCCACGTAGCCGCTGTAGAGGTTGATGGACCCCTCGGCTTTGGCCTTTGCGAACAGCTCGCTGTCTGCCACGGTCTGGCCGTTGACCACGAGTTCAGAGGTGGTGGAGAGGGATTCGGCCTTGTTGACCAGGGTGATGGTCTTGGGGGCGCTGCAGGCGCCGGCGGTTACCGCTAGTGCGGCGGCGGCCAGCAGCGACGTCGTTGTCTTGAGGATGTTTTTCATCGTGCTTCTCCATTGGTTGCGCGGGCGCCAAAGGCCTTCGCGAGGACGACCAGGGCCAGGATGACCAGGATGTAGAGCAGGCTCGTCGATGCCGCGGAGCGCAGCGCGCCGTTGTCGTAGTTGTCAAAGACCACAATCGCCAGTAGCCGGGTGTTGGAGGTAAAAAGGAACAAGGCCGCGGACAGTTCCCGCATCGCCAGCATCAGCAGCAGCAGGACCGTCGACATAACGCCTGTCTTCATCAGCGGCAGCGTCACATAGGACACCGCACGCGCCCTGCTGGAGCCAAGAAGCACTGCGCTGTCTTCGAGGTCCTTGTCCACCTGCAGGATGCTTGCTGACATGCCCCGGTAGCCCTGGGGAAGGTAGATCGCGATGAAGGCGATGATCAGCACCACGATGGTTCCGTACACGGGAAGCGGCAACACCAGCCACGTCCAGAGCAAGCCCAGACCCATGACGATCGCCGGGATGGCGAGGGGGAGCATTGCCACGAACTCCAAGCTCTTCCGGCCCGGGGTTTTGGTCCTGTACACGATGTAGCTGAGGTAGAACGCCAGCGCGGCACCCAGAACTGCTACGCAGACGGCCACCATGACGCTGTTCCGTGCCGCGTCCAGGAATGTGGCGGACTGCATTGTCTGAAAGAGCGACCAGAAGGAGAGCGCGTCTTCGCCGAAAAGCTGGCCCAGGTTCGAAACGTACGGCGAGGACTGCAGGGAGGCCAGGAGGAGAGCCACCACCGGCAACACGATTGCCAGGGCGAAGTAAACCAATGCGAAGGCCAGGCCCACGCCACGGAGCTTGCCGATGTCCATCATGCGGGGCTTCATGCCCTTGCCGGAAACAGTGGTGAAGTTCCTTTTCATCACCATGCGCTGCTGGATTGCGGTGACCGCGATCAGGACGACGGTCAGGACGACGGCGACCGCTGCGGCTTCGTTGCCTCGTGCCGGTGCGGAGTTCATCAGTCGGTAAATGAAGGTAGGGAGTGTCTCAATCTGACCGGGAGTGCCGATCATCTGGGCGACTGGAAAGTTTTCCATGGTCAGGGCAAAGATCAGTACGCCGGAGCCGAGAATCGCTGGTGTGACGAGAGGGAAGGTGACGGTGCTCAGGATTTTACCGAGAGAGCCGCCGTGGACGCTGGCGGCTTCCTCGAGATCAGGGTTCATGAGGGTCATGGCGCCGTGGATCAGCAGGAACGCATACGGTGCGTAGTACAAGGCCAGCACGAGAATCAGCCCGGGCATCGTGTAGACATTGAAGAGGTTGCCCAAGCCGATGCCACGGGTGAGCAAGTTCAGGTAACCCGTGGCGGGTCCGGCCAGGAGTGACCAGGCGAGTGCGCCCACCAGCGAGGGCAGGAACATCGGTGCGATGCCGATGAAGTAGATGACGGCCTTGCCCCAGATGTTGGTCCTGGCCGCTAGGAATGCCAGGGTTCCACCGATGAACATGGCCAACACCGAAGAGGATGTTGCCACCACCAAGGAATTTGTCAG
This DNA window, taken from Pseudarthrobacter sp. ATCC 49987, encodes the following:
- a CDS encoding MOSC domain-containing protein, encoding MTASYRYDVEILHLLVSPAHAYFGRAREGAADVPTTDAEQVKLVAGKGIVGDRFFGKAAHMDAAVTVFAVEALEAIAAELGTAPLDPLLTRRNVHIRGAHLAPLLGHEFSLESGGEPVRFKAGRPAHPCAWMDEMLGPGAHKAMRGRGGMRCQVLSDGVLHRGPAVLISPVPLDPDRAGDATLLRPSRLP
- a CDS encoding SDR family NAD(P)-dependent oxidoreductase yields the protein MGRIFITGSTDGLGRATAESLLDSGHHVVVHARNADRLAAVRDLLDRGATGVVGDLSDLEQTRDVADQVNHDGPLDAVVHNAGVFNGPHILQVNVIAPYVLTALIRRPRRLIYLSSGMHRGGHAALSGIDWGGQGPGVSYSDSKLYVTALAAFVARLWPEVLSNAVDPGWVPTRMGGPGAPDDLRLGHLTQEWLATSEDPEALTSGGYWHHQHRRKAHPAVYDQQLQSELVDSLARATGVRLT
- a CDS encoding GNAT family N-acetyltransferase produces the protein MTLAELNLPGGPFTLRIAEASDVGPVLGLLADDQLRAGVDSAAIEDRDPYDRAFQTIDADPAQLLVAVVTTAHEVVATMQLTFIPGLARGGATRLQIEAVRVRSDLRGNGLGGAMIAWAINEGRRRGAQLIQLTSDGSRAAAHRFYERLGFEASHVGFKLLL
- a CDS encoding SLC13 family permease, with protein sequence MTKTAHRTTAPVGETPDEGPKRLTRRRILLMTVASFAILGLVALLLGGDIFNPAATTRPEPTLTPTQIIPLVILVVMFIVATKWPLNIGVMGLVASFGVGYFMLGMTDKEILKDFPASIVLTIIGVTYFFSMAQRNGTIDIIVQTCARLVRGKTMLLPWVFFLLAAALTALGTFSPAAVALLAPAAIGFAYESRIHPVLMGAFIINGAHAGGFSPLSVAGVLVHDIALESGFPISQGALFAASFALNLILSVLTIVLFALLGKLRDGEGGQHADLDTARTIRPRGQQILTLVLIAVMLVCTLGFHLPIGFVALSAGLLLALVNIKEHQTFIGGVSWSTVLLVAGMITYVSLLQHVGVIDTLAEQALALGAPLLVALVLCYVIGIGSAFASSTALLTAFIPLAGPLLATSSLSASGTVAALAIAATVVDVSPFSTDGALVVANARANDRQRVYRQLMAYAGGVVLVAPALAWVLLVPTGII
- a CDS encoding ABC transporter substrate-binding protein, whose amino-acid sequence is MKNILKTTTSLLAAAALAVTAGACSAPKTITLVNKAESLSTTSELVVNGQTVADSELFAKAKAEGSINLYSGYVENSEKEVIKAFTQDTGIKVNLVRLVPNRLLERVLSEQGANKLGADVIRTSEYSSVSAMNKAGAFTPHKVPNFDQLDDTVKYDGGKFYRVFDPAFTFAYNTALVSEADAPKSWQDLLDPKWKGKIGTTQVGAGGSSASLVRFQLGALGEDYLKGYAAQQPRIFDSSGAQQESLSRGEIQVATAVVSSVNIAANNNAPVKFVVPTEGFALYDYFLGMTPTAQHPAAAQLFMNWNLSKRGASVFSQIGEYPADSTAPAPTVMDVQLPAMNTGLPHRGTPEDLALHGKEDQATWNRIFGYIG
- a CDS encoding ABC transporter permease, whose protein sequence is MPTWLMLALLAILILMPVALILISAFSSSTPRPGSIGLGGLTLENFKILSSHQSVTALTNSLVVATSSSVLAMFIGGTLAFLAARTNIWGKAVIYFIGIAPMFLPSLVGALAWSLLAGPATGYLNLLTRGIGLGNLFNVYTMPGLILVLALYYAPYAFLLIHGAMTLMNPDLEEAASVHGGSLGKILSTVTFPLVTPAILGSGVLIFALTMENFPVAQMIGTPGQIETLPTFIYRLMNSAPARGNEAAAVAVVLTVVLIAVTAIQQRMVMKRNFTTVSGKGMKPRMMDIGKLRGVGLAFALVYFALAIVLPVVALLLASLQSSPYVSNLGQLFGEDALSFWSLFQTMQSATFLDAARNSVMVAVCVAVLGAALAFYLSYIVYRTKTPGRKSLEFVAMLPLAIPAIVMGLGLLWTWLVLPLPVYGTIVVLIIAFIAIYLPQGYRGMSASILQVDKDLEDSAVLLGSSRARAVSYVTLPLMKTGVMSTVLLLLMLAMRELSAALFLFTSNTRLLAIVVFDNYDNGALRSAASTSLLYILVILALVVLAKAFGARATNGEAR